A region of Bacillus cabrialesii DNA encodes the following proteins:
- the spaC gene encoding spore coat associated protein SpaC: MITLGFMSLSRQHEADYSAELAKRAPEFGIRFIRFTPFDISPDTLRVKASAYHSASSTWNETEMAIPDYIYDRCFYGKDSQSQKAKPIVEWLKKYPKTEFIGRGLPDKWTVFQDLQQHAVINPYIPETTKVSRYEQIHSFLSKEKACILKPAFGAGGRGVILLELGKKNITATYHIGKDKQTKTFSNQASFKTWCKKVLQHQYLLQPYLNIQDKEQYPCDIRLFMEKNESSEWNTVGKAVRRGYKHGLLANLSGGSDALTFDSWFEDIPKKQQVVLLDDVFSITQSVPYYLDERYGPLFELGLDICLAKDGRIWILDINSKPGRKSILRVSPEQKEQLYTCPLKRCQYLFSEQSQKGVLPRES; this comes from the coding sequence ATGATAACACTTGGTTTTATGTCCTTATCCCGCCAGCACGAAGCGGACTATTCCGCAGAATTGGCCAAAAGAGCACCCGAATTCGGCATTCGCTTCATCCGGTTTACACCGTTTGATATTTCACCTGACACCCTGCGTGTCAAAGCATCAGCCTATCATTCGGCCAGCAGCACATGGAACGAAACTGAAATGGCGATTCCAGATTATATTTATGACCGTTGTTTTTACGGCAAGGATTCACAATCCCAAAAAGCAAAACCGATCGTTGAGTGGCTCAAAAAATATCCGAAAACGGAATTCATCGGGCGGGGCCTTCCCGATAAATGGACCGTCTTTCAAGATCTGCAGCAGCACGCTGTGATCAACCCTTATATTCCGGAAACGACGAAAGTGAGCCGCTATGAACAAATCCATTCCTTCTTATCCAAAGAAAAAGCCTGTATCTTAAAACCGGCGTTCGGCGCGGGAGGCAGAGGCGTGATTCTTTTGGAGCTGGGCAAGAAAAACATCACCGCCACGTATCACATCGGAAAGGATAAGCAGACAAAAACCTTTTCCAACCAGGCTTCTTTTAAAACATGGTGCAAAAAAGTGCTTCAGCATCAATATTTGCTTCAGCCTTATTTAAATATTCAAGATAAGGAACAATATCCGTGCGATATCCGCTTGTTCATGGAAAAAAACGAATCAAGTGAATGGAATACTGTCGGAAAGGCCGTGAGACGCGGATACAAACACGGGCTGCTGGCCAATTTGTCAGGCGGATCTGATGCGCTGACATTCGATTCATGGTTTGAAGATATACCGAAAAAACAGCAAGTGGTTTTACTTGATGACGTGTTCTCGATTACCCAGTCAGTTCCGTATTATCTTGACGAGCGCTACGGACCTTTGTTTGAACTCGGTCTCGATATATGCCTTGCGAAGGACGGGAGAATTTGGATTTTGGATATCAACTCCAAACCGGGCAGGAAGTCAATCCTGCGAGTCTCTCCCGAGCAAAAAGAACAGCTATACACTTGTCCCCTAAAACGATGCCAATATCTGTTTTCTGAGCAAAGCCAGAAAGGAGTTCTTCCGCGTGAATCATAA
- a CDS encoding DUF445 domain-containing protein, translated as MGIAGTFIFMIVIGAAIGAVTNHLAIQMLFRPYKAYYLFGKRVPFTPGLIPRRRDELAKQMGLMVVNHLLTPEGIKKRLVSDTAKTQALQIGEQLIQKLSLSKMTVKEALEKAGVKRPDEAADAWISNWTDDKLNELFRQYGHQSLKELLPLEVQEKLEEKIPMISGYILSRSVSYFESDEGKIRLGNMIDDFLKERGMLGSMVQMFLGNSSLADRVLPELLKFLRNEETNKLLSDLLKNEWGKLREYTFNEADEKWNAKALIFSLKRSVLQTFSTAPFFDNTIGALAVRYESELTRQMLPALLDKLLEGVSANLESVLKRMRLEEIVKEQVDQFPVQRLEEMVLSISKKEFKMITYLGGLLGGIIGAIQALFVTLF; from the coding sequence ATGGGTATTGCAGGAACCTTTATTTTTATGATCGTGATCGGCGCCGCCATTGGCGCGGTGACCAATCATTTAGCAATTCAAATGCTATTTAGGCCTTATAAGGCGTACTATTTGTTTGGAAAACGAGTCCCTTTTACACCAGGGCTGATTCCGAGAAGACGGGATGAACTGGCAAAACAAATGGGACTGATGGTCGTTAATCATCTCTTAACACCTGAAGGCATTAAAAAGCGGCTTGTCTCTGATACAGCCAAAACGCAGGCTCTTCAGATCGGGGAACAGCTGATTCAAAAACTGTCGCTTTCTAAAATGACAGTAAAAGAAGCGCTGGAAAAAGCCGGAGTGAAACGTCCTGACGAAGCTGCAGACGCATGGATCAGCAACTGGACGGATGATAAGCTGAACGAGCTTTTCCGCCAATACGGGCACCAATCGTTAAAAGAGCTGCTGCCTTTGGAAGTGCAGGAAAAGCTTGAGGAAAAGATCCCGATGATCTCAGGATATATATTGTCACGCAGTGTCAGTTATTTTGAAAGTGATGAAGGAAAAATCCGTCTCGGCAATATGATTGATGACTTCTTAAAAGAGCGGGGCATGCTTGGAAGCATGGTGCAGATGTTTCTCGGCAATTCAAGCCTTGCGGACCGCGTGCTGCCGGAGCTGCTGAAGTTTTTGCGGAATGAGGAAACAAATAAATTGCTTTCGGATCTCTTAAAAAACGAATGGGGCAAGCTGAGGGAGTATACGTTTAATGAAGCGGACGAAAAATGGAATGCAAAGGCGCTCATTTTCAGCTTGAAGCGTAGCGTGCTGCAAACATTTTCGACTGCTCCTTTCTTCGACAATACGATTGGCGCGCTTGCCGTCCGCTATGAATCTGAGCTGACCCGGCAAATGCTGCCGGCACTGTTAGACAAATTGCTTGAAGGGGTTTCGGCCAATCTTGAAAGTGTCTTAAAACGGATGCGCCTAGAGGAAATCGTCAAGGAGCAGGTGGATCAGTTCCCGGTGCAGCGTCTTGAAGAAATGGTGCTGTCCATTTCCAAAAAAGAATTTAAAATGATTACCTATTTGGGAGGCCTTCTGGGGGGAATCATAGGTGCGATTCAAGCACTGTTTGTCACCCTTTTTTAA
- a CDS encoding YlbF family regulator — translation MAVNFYDVAYDLENALRGSEEFTRLKNLYDEVNADESAKRMFENFRDVQLRLQQKQMAGEEITQEEVTQAQKTVALVQQHEKISQLMEAEQRMSMLIGELNKIIMKPLEELYGSVEG, via the coding sequence ATGGCTGTTAATTTTTATGATGTAGCATATGATCTTGAAAATGCATTACGCGGGAGCGAAGAGTTCACCCGTTTAAAAAACCTTTATGATGAAGTGAACGCAGATGAATCAGCGAAGCGCATGTTCGAAAACTTCCGCGACGTGCAGCTTAGACTCCAGCAAAAACAAATGGCAGGAGAAGAAATTACACAAGAAGAAGTGACGCAGGCTCAAAAAACAGTTGCGCTTGTACAGCAGCACGAAAAAATTTCTCAACTGATGGAAGCGGAGCAGCGCATGAGCATGCTGATCGGCGAATTGAACAAAATCATTATGAAGCCTTTAGAAGAGCTTTACGGCAGTGTCGAAGGCTAA
- a CDS encoding DNA alkylation repair protein encodes MADLKDIYNEELISRLIHHVKASSPDFNQDRFEEQLQQEDWPELALKERMRRITASLYETLPKQYGEALAILQDAAPHFKGLSGILFPDYVEQYGLAHWEESIKALEYFTQYSTSEFAVRPFLLLDQEKMMAQLLAWSEHENEHVRRLASEGSRPRLPWGKSIPALQSDPSPILPVLEKLMQDESLYVRKSVANNLNDISKTHPQLLKKVADQWYGTHPQTDWIIKHAYRTLLKKGDKQALALFGYENADSIQLRDFTCQSSCIPIGETLEFSFYIHSERDQKVRIEYAIDFVKARGQRHQKVFKITETNIRKNETKSYKKNHSFKDLTTRKHYKGIHTLSVIINGEAKGSVDVEVC; translated from the coding sequence ATGGCTGATTTAAAAGATATATACAATGAAGAACTGATATCTCGATTGATACACCATGTAAAGGCATCTAGTCCTGATTTTAACCAAGACAGGTTTGAAGAACAATTGCAGCAGGAAGATTGGCCTGAACTCGCGTTAAAAGAGCGGATGCGCCGCATTACAGCATCCTTATACGAAACACTGCCAAAACAGTACGGTGAAGCGCTCGCAATTTTACAGGATGCAGCTCCTCATTTTAAAGGACTCAGCGGAATTCTATTCCCTGATTATGTGGAACAGTACGGGTTAGCGCACTGGGAAGAGTCAATAAAAGCATTGGAGTACTTTACGCAATATTCTACCTCAGAATTTGCCGTGAGGCCTTTTTTGCTTTTAGATCAAGAAAAAATGATGGCGCAACTGCTTGCATGGTCAGAGCATGAAAATGAACACGTGAGAAGACTTGCGAGCGAAGGAAGCAGGCCCCGCCTGCCATGGGGAAAATCGATACCCGCTTTACAATCGGACCCTTCTCCCATTCTGCCGGTCCTTGAAAAGCTGATGCAGGATGAGTCCCTGTATGTAAGGAAAAGCGTGGCCAACAACCTTAATGATATTTCAAAAACGCATCCTCAATTGCTGAAAAAAGTTGCTGATCAATGGTACGGAACACATCCCCAAACCGATTGGATCATCAAACACGCCTATCGAACCTTATTAAAAAAAGGTGATAAACAGGCTTTAGCGCTTTTTGGTTATGAAAATGCTGATTCGATACAATTGCGTGATTTCACATGTCAATCCAGTTGTATACCCATTGGCGAAACCCTTGAATTTTCTTTTTATATTCATTCAGAGAGGGATCAAAAAGTTAGAATTGAGTATGCAATTGATTTCGTGAAAGCAAGAGGCCAGCGCCATCAAAAGGTATTTAAAATAACAGAAACAAACATACGAAAAAATGAAACCAAGTCATACAAAAAAAATCATTCCTTTAAGGATCTAACAACCAGAAAACATTACAAAGGAATTCATACATTATCTGTGATCATCAATGGAGAGGCAAAAGGTTCTGTGGATGTCGAAGTTTGCTGA
- a CDS encoding Cof-type HAD-IIB family hydrolase, translated as MSKQLLALNIDGALLRSNGKIHQATKDAIEYVKKKGIYVTLVTNRHFRSAQKIAKSLKLDAKLITHSGAYIAEKIDTPFFEKRISDDHTFNIVQVLESYQCNIRLLHEKYSIGNKKKVNSNLLGKALIHPSDPIFYPVQFVESLSDLLMDEPVSAPVIEVYTEHDIQDDITETITKAFPAVDVIRVNDEKLNIVPKGVSKEAGLALVASELGLTMDDVVAIGHQYDDLPMIELAGLGVAMGNAAPEIKRKADWVTRSNDEQGVAYMMKEYFRMQQRKGFLDKFHMKRV; from the coding sequence GTGTCAAAACAATTGCTTGCCTTAAATATAGATGGAGCGCTGCTTCGGTCGAACGGAAAAATTCATCAGGCAACGAAAGACGCGATTGAATATGTTAAGAAAAAAGGGATTTACGTCACACTCGTGACGAACCGCCATTTTCGTTCAGCGCAGAAAATAGCTAAATCGCTGAAGCTTGATGCCAAGCTGATCACCCATAGCGGGGCATACATCGCTGAGAAAATAGACACCCCGTTTTTTGAAAAACGAATTTCCGACGATCACACCTTTAACATTGTTCAAGTGCTGGAGAGCTACCAATGCAATATTCGGCTTCTTCACGAGAAGTATTCCATCGGAAACAAGAAAAAGGTAAATTCTAATTTATTAGGAAAAGCACTCATTCATCCGTCCGATCCGATCTTTTATCCAGTCCAGTTCGTTGAATCATTAAGCGACCTTCTTATGGATGAGCCGGTGAGCGCGCCTGTCATCGAAGTGTACACGGAGCATGATATTCAGGATGACATTACAGAAACGATCACGAAAGCCTTTCCTGCGGTTGACGTGATTCGCGTAAACGATGAGAAGCTGAATATCGTCCCGAAAGGTGTCTCGAAGGAAGCGGGGCTGGCGCTCGTCGCTTCAGAGCTCGGACTGACTATGGATGATGTCGTGGCCATCGGTCATCAGTATGATGATCTCCCGATGATTGAACTTGCCGGCCTTGGGGTAGCGATGGGGAACGCCGCTCCGGAGATTAAGAGAAAGGCCGATTGGGTCACAAGGTCCAATGATGAGCAAGGTGTCGCTTATATGATGAAGGAATATTTCCGAATGCAGCAGAGAAAAGGGTTTCTGGATAAGTTCCACATGAAACGTGTGTAA
- a CDS encoding coproporphyrinogen III oxidase, whose product MQIKIEGIHDDRLHRPLQNIANLFYEECELLYGGEEPADVVISLALSQTDEHVTVSGEVKGTGIKEQHTKIFSPGMTEKEAFKQVKNTISYVYLNLLQANTGITQKWGILTGIRPTKLLHKKLQSGMPKEQAHAELKKDYLIHDEKIMLMQEIVDRQLAAVPDLYRVKDEVSIYIGIPFCPTKCAYCTFPAYAIQGQAGRVGSFLWGLHYEMQKIGEWLKEHDVKVTTIYFGGGTPTSITAEEMDLLYEEMVRSFPDVKNIREITVEAGRPDTITEEKLAVLNKYDIDRISINPQSYENETLKAIGRHHTVEETIEKYHLSRQHGMNNINMDLIIGLPGEGVKEFRHSLSETEKLMPESLTVHTLSFKRASEMTRNKHKYKVAGREEVSQMMDDAVAWTKEHGYVPYYLYRQKNILGNLENVGYSLPGQESIYNIMIMEEVQTIIGIGCGAASKFIDRDTGKITHFANPKDPKSYNERFEHYTDEKIKYLEQIFEKTTKQR is encoded by the coding sequence TTGCAAATTAAAATAGAAGGCATCCATGATGACCGCCTGCATCGGCCTCTGCAAAATATTGCAAATTTGTTTTATGAAGAGTGCGAGCTGTTGTACGGCGGAGAGGAGCCCGCAGATGTTGTCATTTCTTTAGCGTTGTCACAAACGGATGAGCATGTGACGGTTTCGGGAGAAGTGAAGGGTACTGGCATAAAGGAACAGCATACAAAAATTTTTTCTCCTGGCATGACTGAAAAAGAAGCTTTTAAGCAAGTGAAAAACACAATTTCTTATGTGTATCTCAATCTTCTTCAGGCGAATACGGGCATTACACAGAAGTGGGGAATCCTGACAGGAATCCGGCCGACAAAGCTGCTTCATAAAAAGCTGCAAAGCGGGATGCCGAAGGAGCAAGCGCATGCTGAGTTGAAAAAAGACTATTTAATTCATGATGAAAAAATCATGCTAATGCAGGAAATTGTTGACCGTCAGCTGGCGGCAGTTCCGGATTTGTACCGAGTAAAGGATGAAGTCAGCATTTATATCGGCATTCCGTTCTGCCCGACAAAATGCGCGTATTGCACATTCCCTGCGTATGCCATCCAAGGGCAGGCGGGCAGAGTCGGCTCATTCCTATGGGGGCTGCATTACGAAATGCAGAAGATCGGTGAATGGCTGAAGGAGCATGATGTTAAGGTTACAACCATTTACTTTGGCGGCGGGACGCCGACAAGCATTACAGCGGAGGAGATGGATCTGCTGTATGAAGAAATGGTTCGCTCCTTTCCGGATGTGAAAAATATTCGCGAGATTACGGTGGAGGCCGGCCGCCCTGACACGATTACGGAAGAAAAACTGGCCGTTTTAAACAAATATGACATTGACCGGATCAGCATCAACCCGCAATCCTATGAAAACGAAACGCTAAAGGCGATCGGGCGGCACCATACAGTTGAAGAGACCATTGAGAAATATCATCTGTCACGCCAGCACGGCATGAATAATATCAACATGGACCTGATTATCGGTTTGCCCGGGGAAGGCGTGAAAGAGTTCAGACACAGCCTTTCAGAAACGGAAAAGCTGATGCCGGAATCACTCACTGTTCATACCCTTTCCTTTAAACGGGCGTCAGAGATGACGAGAAACAAGCATAAGTACAAAGTCGCCGGCAGGGAAGAGGTTTCTCAAATGATGGATGACGCTGTAGCTTGGACGAAAGAGCATGGGTACGTGCCTTATTATTTATACCGCCAGAAAAATATTCTTGGAAACCTTGAAAATGTCGGGTACTCTTTACCGGGACAAGAAAGCATCTACAACATCATGATTATGGAAGAGGTACAGACGATTATCGGCATCGGCTGCGGCGCGGCAAGTAAATTTATTGACCGGGATACAGGGAAAATCACGCACTTTGCCAATCCGAAAGATCCGAAATCGTACAATGAGCGCTTTGAGCACTATACGGACGAAAAGATCAAATATTTAGAGCAGATTTTTGAGAAAACGACAAAGCAGCGCTGA